The genomic segment TGGGGAAAGTGGTAGGTGGAcgtgtatatatgaatatacatggaccAAAGAATAAGACAACTATAATGATGTGGGAGGTGCAAGTGGAAAgggcttttttccttccttcttcactgTGGTTCCTAAGTGAATACAAGATGACCATGTATGAGATCATCAGAAGCAAGAATCCGCTTGAGCAAATGGCCCCACTATTAGATACCAACAGTAGGTTGATCACATAAGTGTCCATGCAGGCAAGGTTTAACAATGGCTGCAAATCACAGCAATAATGATCAATCAGATTGGGTCCACAGAAGGGCAGTTTTGAGACCAGGGCATTCTGAGTTGTAGAATGTATGAAAGACCCTATCCAGGCAAGAATAATCAAGATGAAGCAGACCTCTGGTCTCATGATGGTTGGGTAACGCAagggcttacagatggccacatagcgatcaaCAGCCATGAGGACAAGGACAAAGATTTCCATGGATCCAAATAAATGCATTGCAAAGACTTGTGTCATACACTCATTATAGGATATAACTTTCTTTGCAGAGAGAGCATCCACAATTAGTCTTGGGGCTGTGGAAGTTGAAAAGCAGGTATCAGCAATGGACAAATAAaataggaagaagtacatgggactCCCAAGAGACCGGCTGAACTTGAGGGTCACAATAATGAGTAAATTCCACACCACAGTTCCAGTGTAGAAGATTAAGAAGATTATGAACACCATTTTCTGCCTCAGAGGATCCTGTGTTAGTCCTAGCAGAATGAATTCAGTTACATTGTTATTCTGTTGCATTTTTTCAGTAGATATGGAGAAAGTAGAGGTAAGAAATAGTTAATCTGCAAGGAGAAAAGCAATAATTTTATGAAATGAATATTGCATTTGGAACTCATGTACCTATGACTGATCATGGAACTTCTACATACAAATGGGTAATTACTTATCTTTCTGTatgaagataaataaaatagaattcaTAATACTtagtttatctatttttctgATTGCATATGAGGGTATAATGAAAATGGAAATGATTCTTCAGTCATAATAAATATTAATCCTATGGATTTGATATGAGTGAATAATTTCTTAAATTGAATGTCTTCAGATTTCTGAAAGGAACTGTCAATATTATAGGCAGTATGCTACAGAGAAATGTGCTCATAATTGACTTCAAACTGCTTTTATATTTCTCGAATCTGGTAGTCCTGTTATAAAATTATCTTCTAATAAATGTTGTGAACATTCAAGGAATGATTTTCTAAACATTTCGGAGTATCTTCCTTAATGGAAcattcacatatacacacacacatccatacaTACGCACATAAAAATAGAGAAAGAGATGCGAAGgggaacaaaaataaacaaaaaattttagTTTGCCAAATAATTATTGGATAATAATGAGAATGAGAAATAATTAAGTCAATGAATAACCTTCCACTCAGTCTAGTCCAGCATAAGTATTCATTCTGATGGGTTGCCTTGACTAAGTttaattatatttctttttactttacaTCTCAATCCTATCTAGTTGTTTCCAGTTCTAAATTGAGCCTGTTTcattaattttcatattttttgtcATGATATGTTGTCTAAAGTTACATTCTTCCCATTATTCATTCTTATTCTAGCTATATGGTTTCTTATGAAACGGGAGAGTACTGAAATGGTAGtttaggaaaaagagagagagaacatttaTTATAAATC from the Loxodonta africana isolate mLoxAfr1 chromosome 7, mLoxAfr1.hap2, whole genome shotgun sequence genome contains:
- the LOC135231897 gene encoding olfactory receptor 4C11-like, whose amino-acid sequence is MQQNNNVTEFILLGLTQDPLRQKMVFIIFLIFYTGTVVWNLLIIVTLKFSRSLGSPMYFFLFYLSIADTCFSTSTAPRLIVDALSAKKVISYNECMTQVFAMHLFGSMEIFVLVLMAVDRYVAICKPLRYPTIMRPEVCFILIILAWIGSFIHSTTQNALVSKLPFCGPNLIDHYCCDLQPLLNLACMDTYVINLLLVSNSGAICSSGFLLLMISYMVILYSLRNHSEEGRKKALSTCTSHIIIVVLFFGPCIFIYTRPPTTFPMDKMVAVFYTIGTPFLNPLIYTLRNAEVKNAMRKLWSIKITSESK